The Phycisphaeraceae bacterium genome window below encodes:
- a CDS encoding 30S ribosomal protein S1: MVDRNLIASLELEDDLAQQMVAEAFGSDVAQGDMETILEGAIADFKPGSILKGKVIGHAGNDFLVELGLKSEGILDRNEFESPEDVEIGDVIEVLLEEVETDDGHVSISKRKADRIRGWERIISEKDEGDTISGRVMRKIKGGLLVDIGVPVFLPASQVDIRRPADIGIFIGETIDAQILKIDTDRRNIVISRRKLIEDRRSEQRKSLLEQIKEGDMVTGTVKNIADFGAFVDLGGIDGLLHITDMSWGRVNHPSDILRIDQKVEVKILNIDYDKEKIALGLKQKEDSPWKDIEQKYPPNTRVKGNVTNIMSYGAFVKLEEGVEGLVHISEMSWTKRINHPSEMVNVNDEVDVVILDFNKDKQEISLGMKQVEVNPWELVAEKYPPGTVVEGKVRNLASYGAFVEIEPGIDGLLHVSDLSWTKKISHPNELLKKGDTARCVVLEVDQSKQRVALGLKQMSEDPWHEAIPSAYQPGMIVQGKVTKITNFGVFVELEDDLEGLLHISELSDHKVENPQDVVAADQDIEVKILRVDLEERKIGLSLKRAQWTSDQEAAADRATPGASAPEGGAGGGGLGGLGGGDHLGTDKITFGQGGAKPQD; this comes from the coding sequence ATGGTCGATCGCAACCTCATCGCCTCCCTCGAACTCGAAGATGATCTCGCACAACAAATGGTCGCCGAAGCCTTCGGCAGCGACGTCGCCCAAGGCGACATGGAAACTATTCTCGAAGGCGCTATCGCCGACTTCAAGCCCGGCTCCATCCTCAAGGGCAAGGTCATCGGCCACGCTGGCAACGACTTTCTTGTCGAGCTCGGGCTCAAGTCCGAAGGCATCCTCGATCGCAACGAGTTCGAGTCGCCGGAAGATGTCGAGATCGGCGACGTCATCGAAGTCCTCCTCGAAGAAGTCGAGACCGATGACGGGCACGTCTCCATCTCCAAGCGCAAAGCCGACCGCATCCGCGGGTGGGAACGCATCATCTCCGAGAAGGACGAGGGCGACACCATCTCCGGCCGTGTCATGCGGAAGATCAAGGGCGGGCTGCTGGTCGACATCGGCGTCCCCGTGTTCCTCCCGGCCTCACAGGTCGATATCCGCAGGCCTGCCGACATCGGCATCTTCATCGGCGAAACCATCGACGCCCAGATCCTCAAGATCGATACCGATCGCCGCAACATCGTCATCTCCCGTCGTAAGCTCATCGAAGACCGTCGTTCCGAGCAGCGCAAGTCCCTCCTCGAGCAGATCAAGGAAGGGGACATGGTCACCGGCACCGTCAAGAACATCGCCGACTTCGGCGCGTTCGTGGACCTTGGCGGGATCGACGGCCTCCTGCACATCACCGACATGTCCTGGGGCCGGGTCAACCACCCCTCTGACATCCTCCGGATCGATCAGAAGGTCGAAGTCAAGATCCTCAACATCGACTACGACAAAGAAAAGATCGCGCTCGGACTTAAGCAGAAGGAAGACTCGCCCTGGAAGGACATCGAGCAGAAGTACCCGCCCAACACCCGGGTCAAGGGCAACGTCACCAACATCATGTCCTACGGAGCGTTCGTGAAGCTCGAAGAGGGCGTCGAAGGCCTCGTCCACATCTCCGAGATGTCCTGGACCAAGCGCATCAACCATCCCTCCGAGATGGTCAATGTCAACGATGAGGTCGATGTCGTCATCCTCGACTTCAACAAGGACAAGCAGGAGATCTCGCTGGGCATGAAGCAGGTCGAGGTCAACCCCTGGGAACTCGTCGCCGAGAAGTACCCCCCAGGAACCGTCGTCGAGGGCAAGGTCCGCAACCTCGCCTCGTACGGTGCCTTCGTCGAGATCGAGCCCGGCATCGACGGACTGCTCCACGTCTCGGACCTCTCCTGGACCAAGAAGATCTCGCACCCCAACGAGCTGCTCAAGAAGGGCGACACCGCCCGCTGCGTCGTCCTGGAAGTCGATCAGTCCAAGCAGCGTGTCGCCCTTGGCCTCAAGCAGATGTCCGAGGACCCGTGGCACGAAGCCATCCCGTCGGCCTACCAGCCCGGCATGATCGTCCAGGGCAAGGTGACCAAGATCACCAACTTCGGCGTCTTCGTCGAACTCGAAGACGACCTCGAAGGTCTTCTGCACATCTCCGAGCTCTCTGACCACAAGGTCGAGAACCCGCAGGATGTCGTTGCCGCCGACCAGGACATCGAGGTCAAGATCCTCCGCGTCGATCTCGAAGAGCGCAAGATCGGTTTGTCGCTCAAGCGAGCGCAGTGGACCTCCGATCAGGAAGCCGCTGCAGACCGCGCCACCCCCGGAGCCTCAGCTCCCGAAGGCGGTGCCGGAGGCGGAGGCCTTGGCGGACTCGGTGGAGGTGATCACCTCGGCACCGACAAGATCACCTTCGGCCAGGGCGGGGCCAAGCCCCAGGACTGA
- a CDS encoding phosphoribosylformylglycinamidine synthase subunit PurQ — protein sequence MSRSQALIVRAPGTNCDLELAHGFEAAGAQPVLVHLDALIADPSPLDRAGLIGFPGGFSYGDDLAAGRVFADRVRRFLMAPLRAAVGRGVPIIGVCNGFQVLVKAGLLPDPEAQGQSVTLSLNTSGRFVDRWVGVEPVAESRCIWMRGLEQGFELPIAHGEGRLALDAGLLSSLEAGGQVALRYSEDVNGSAGRVAGLCDPSGLVLGLMPHPERWIDTLQHPRWTRQSEDFLRRTPEGLLMLKNAVEHSALVRA from the coding sequence ATGAGTCGTTCACAGGCATTAATCGTGCGGGCTCCGGGCACCAACTGCGACCTTGAGCTGGCCCATGGCTTTGAGGCCGCGGGGGCCCAACCGGTCTTGGTGCACCTCGATGCCTTGATCGCCGACCCCTCGCCGCTGGACCGGGCGGGGCTGATCGGGTTTCCTGGGGGGTTTAGCTACGGGGACGACCTTGCGGCGGGGCGCGTGTTTGCGGATCGTGTCAGGCGGTTTTTGATGGCCCCGCTGCGGGCTGCGGTGGGCCGGGGCGTACCGATTATCGGGGTCTGCAACGGCTTTCAGGTGCTCGTGAAGGCGGGTTTGCTGCCCGATCCGGAGGCACAAGGCCAGTCGGTCACGCTCTCGCTCAATACTTCGGGGCGGTTTGTGGATCGTTGGGTCGGCGTGGAGCCGGTGGCGGAGAGCCGATGCATCTGGATGCGCGGGCTGGAACAGGGGTTCGAGCTACCCATCGCCCACGGCGAGGGTCGGCTGGCGCTGGACGCCGGTTTGCTCAGTTCTCTGGAGGCAGGCGGGCAGGTGGCCCTTCGGTACAGCGAGGACGTGAACGGTTCGGCGGGTCGCGTGGCGGGACTGTGTGATCCGAGCGGGCTGGTACTGGGCTTGATGCCTCACCCCGAGCGATGGATCGACACGTTGCAGCACCCACGATGGACAAGGCAGAGCGAGGATTTTCTAAGACGCACCCCCGAGGGTCTGCTGATGCTCAAGAACGCGGTGGAGCACAGCGCCCTGGTGCGGGCTTAG
- a CDS encoding (2Fe-2S)-binding protein, translating to MNPDDHVCLCFHVSQRKIVNYCQREQPPVASLISDCLSAGTGCGWCIPFLKSLHKQCARGDENPDLPFSPEEYARSRMHYRTTGERPSEAEESNEPSDP from the coding sequence ATGAACCCCGATGACCATGTTTGCCTGTGCTTCCACGTCTCCCAGCGGAAGATCGTCAACTACTGCCAGCGCGAGCAGCCCCCGGTGGCCTCCCTCATCTCTGACTGCCTCTCCGCGGGGACGGGCTGCGGGTGGTGCATCCCGTTCCTCAAGTCCCTTCACAAGCAGTGCGCCCGGGGTGATGAGAACCCCGACCTGCCGTTCTCGCCCGAAGAATATGCCCGCAGCCGGATGCACTACCGCACGACCGGCGAACGACCCTCAGAAGCAGAAGAATCAAACGAACCCAGCGACCCCTAA
- the recR gene encoding recombination mediator RecR has translation MKQLEQESAWGRLIERLGRLPGIGKRSAERIAFHLIRQPPAEAEDLATALRALVTDLKVCSECGNLTEADPCSICSDSKRDGRSVMVVERPSDIVAFEQLGIWRGRYHVLLGRVAPLEGVGIGEINLEALVKRVKLGGVEEVVLGTTPTLEGDGTALVLMERLEGLGVRVTRLARGMPTGSTFAGVSKAVLSDAVQGRTPMG, from the coding sequence ATGAAGCAGTTGGAACAGGAATCCGCCTGGGGGCGACTGATCGAGCGGCTCGGCCGCCTGCCGGGGATCGGCAAGCGCTCAGCCGAGCGGATCGCTTTTCACCTGATCCGCCAGCCCCCAGCGGAGGCCGAAGACCTGGCGACCGCCCTGCGGGCCCTGGTCACGGACCTGAAGGTGTGCTCGGAATGCGGGAATCTGACCGAAGCCGACCCCTGCTCGATCTGCTCAGATAGCAAGCGGGACGGTCGATCCGTCATGGTCGTCGAGCGCCCCTCGGACATCGTGGCCTTCGAGCAACTCGGGATCTGGCGCGGTCGCTACCACGTCCTCCTCGGACGAGTCGCCCCGCTGGAGGGCGTGGGCATCGGCGAGATCAATCTGGAAGCCCTAGTTAAACGAGTGAAACTGGGGGGTGTGGAGGAGGTGGTCCTCGGGACCACACCGACACTGGAGGGCGACGGCACCGCGCTGGTCCTCATGGAACGCCTCGAAGGGCTTGGCGTCCGGGTGACGCGATTGGCCCGGGGCATGCCCACCGGATCAACCTTCGCCGGGGTCTCGAAAGCGGTCCTGTCCGACGCCGTTCAGGGACGCACCCCCATGGGGTGA
- the rpoN gene encoding RNA polymerase factor sigma-54: protein MRISTGQHMRIDQRMKLAPRMIQSMEILQMPLAALEERIEQELGSNPTLELAEPGAEAFDAEAARVETDRADREGERELRVEEGSKAGSDNAEDFERLNNLTNEYGESWSSNTQGSDDWSPRPFTRGTGERDAKMDAMANTASRGLSLYEQLMDQWRLVEADDDVLGAGEYLISNVDADGYIRTPLETLAEQSTDGWGVPVLRSALLKLQQVLEPAGLGARDLRECLLLQIEAYRRAERDESDMLDHAELLVDEFLDDIEGNRLPKIAKDSGLTLDEIKDGLRMLRHFQPHPGRQLSDDGPRSIIPDAVIEFDEDADCYTATLTNSRLPTLQISPSYQELAKDKSVEKRTRDFVGNNLREASWLLDAIVQRQNTLLRVINVVVLAQREFFEQGEAGLKPLPMTQVADQLGIHVATVSRAVSEKYLQTPRGIYPLRMFFSGGTETEEGDAMSWAAVQAKLKEIVAEEDKAEPLSDDALADALKTKGIDIARRTVAKYRKQLGIPAARQRREY from the coding sequence ATGAGGATCTCGACCGGACAACACATGCGGATCGACCAGCGGATGAAGCTGGCCCCGCGCATGATCCAGTCGATGGAGATCCTCCAGATGCCCCTCGCCGCGCTCGAGGAGCGCATCGAGCAGGAGTTGGGCAGCAACCCGACCCTCGAACTGGCCGAGCCGGGAGCCGAGGCGTTCGACGCCGAAGCCGCCCGCGTCGAAACCGACCGCGCCGACCGCGAAGGCGAACGCGAGCTCCGCGTCGAAGAAGGCTCGAAAGCAGGAAGCGACAACGCCGAAGACTTCGAGCGCCTCAACAACCTCACCAACGAATACGGCGAATCCTGGTCCTCCAACACCCAAGGCAGCGACGACTGGTCGCCTAGACCCTTCACCCGCGGCACCGGCGAGCGCGACGCCAAGATGGACGCCATGGCCAACACCGCGTCCCGCGGGCTGTCGCTCTACGAACAACTCATGGACCAGTGGCGACTCGTCGAGGCCGATGACGATGTGCTGGGTGCCGGCGAATACCTGATCAGCAACGTCGACGCCGACGGCTACATCCGCACGCCACTCGAAACGCTCGCCGAACAATCGACCGATGGCTGGGGCGTGCCGGTGCTCCGATCAGCCCTCCTCAAACTCCAGCAGGTCCTCGAACCCGCCGGCCTCGGCGCCCGCGACCTCCGCGAGTGCCTGCTGCTGCAGATCGAAGCCTACCGCCGGGCCGAGCGCGACGAGAGTGACATGCTGGATCACGCCGAACTGCTGGTGGACGAGTTCCTCGACGACATCGAGGGAAACCGGCTGCCCAAGATCGCGAAAGACTCGGGCCTGACCCTCGACGAGATCAAGGACGGCCTCCGCATGCTCCGGCACTTCCAGCCGCACCCCGGCCGACAGCTCTCGGATGACGGCCCACGCTCGATCATCCCCGACGCCGTCATCGAGTTCGACGAAGACGCCGATTGCTACACCGCCACCCTCACCAACAGCCGCCTGCCCACCCTCCAGATCAGCCCGTCCTATCAGGAACTGGCCAAAGACAAGTCCGTCGAGAAGCGCACCCGTGACTTCGTCGGAAACAACCTCCGCGAAGCGAGCTGGCTCCTCGACGCCATCGTCCAGCGGCAGAACACCCTGCTACGTGTCATCAACGTCGTCGTCCTCGCCCAGCGGGAGTTCTTCGAGCAGGGCGAAGCTGGACTCAAACCTCTACCAATGACCCAAGTCGCCGACCAACTCGGCATCCACGTCGCCACCGTCAGCCGCGCCGTCTCCGAAAAATACCTCCAGACCCCCCGCGGCATCTACCCGCTCCGCATGTTCTTCTCAGGCGGAACCGAAACCGAAGAAGGCGACGCGATGAGCTGGGCCGCCGTCCAGGCCAAACTCAAAGAGATCGTCGCCGAAGAAGACAAAGCCGAACCCCTCAGCGACGACGCCCTCGCCGACGCCCTCAAAACCAAAGGCATCGACATCGCCCGCCGAACCGTCGCGAAATACCGCAAACAACTCGGCATCCCGGCGGCAAGGCAGAGGCGGGAGTATTAG
- a CDS encoding DUF3293 domain-containing protein, with translation MARLSRELEQAYRRTSYTAETPRGVITLRIGEPCPELAELMREHGAKTAAYLTAMNPRSEILSDEENAKRLAELDALLQSEGWMFFKGKAIADTGDWPDEDSRLIIGMDVEDGALELGYCLGQKAIVVVSGEDPSPQLYELPENKDRPLSPSDYQRIHLVSQTSIAQTLIAAIFGLLFVCFAYVIWFNSTGVSSIHHMVGAIVMGLAALLCGFLFWCSLLDTYTYYILRASHR, from the coding sequence ATGGCGCGATTGTCCCGGGAGCTTGAACAGGCGTATCGGAGGACGAGCTACACGGCGGAGACGCCTAGGGGGGTGATTACGCTGCGGATCGGTGAGCCGTGTCCGGAGCTGGCTGAGTTGATGCGGGAGCACGGGGCGAAGACGGCGGCTTATCTGACGGCGATGAATCCGAGGTCAGAGATTCTGTCAGACGAGGAGAATGCGAAGCGGTTGGCGGAGTTAGACGCTTTGCTTCAATCAGAAGGTTGGATGTTTTTTAAGGGTAAGGCTATTGCTGATACGGGCGATTGGCCAGACGAGGACTCTAGACTCATCATAGGGATGGATGTCGAGGACGGGGCTTTAGAGCTTGGCTATTGTTTAGGCCAGAAGGCAATCGTTGTGGTCTCCGGAGAAGATCCTTCCCCCCAGCTCTATGAACTGCCAGAGAATAAAGATCGACCGTTAAGCCCATCGGACTATCAGCGAATCCATCTCGTATCTCAAACAAGTATCGCGCAAACACTCATAGCGGCTATTTTTGGATTGTTATTTGTGTGCTTTGCTTATGTGATATGGTTCAATAGCACCGGGGTTAGCAGTATTCATCATATGGTCGGAGCCATAGTGATGGGGCTAGCTGCTCTATTATGCGGCTTCCTGTTCTGGTGTTCTTTACTCGACACCTATACATATTATATTCTTCGTGCCTCTCATAGATAG
- a CDS encoding tyrosine-protein phosphatase encodes MSQNPGSSSESPTANASKPPHSVAPPSGRYWKRGLVLLILVIVGVVVWEEVLEDRLIAKRFGTIIPGEVYRSGQISPYLIEDVLRDNEIDVVIDFTGIGNGPDEEQQAETAAIASLGITGHRFPLAGDGTGNPESYVSALVTLRQAMASDQQVLMHCSAGSQRTGGATGFYRLFYEGWTPEQVIEELKQYDWSPRKDTILLHYMNEHMAFIAQRLVEEGALAAVPDPLPVMPVGPDE; translated from the coding sequence ATGAGCCAGAATCCCGGGAGTTCTTCCGAAAGCCCGACAGCGAATGCCTCCAAACCGCCTCACTCGGTAGCACCACCCAGTGGTCGTTATTGGAAGCGTGGCCTGGTTCTTCTGATTCTTGTGATCGTCGGGGTCGTGGTCTGGGAGGAAGTTCTCGAGGACCGACTGATCGCCAAACGATTTGGCACGATCATTCCCGGCGAGGTTTACCGGTCGGGGCAGATTTCGCCTTACCTGATCGAAGACGTTCTCCGCGATAACGAGATCGATGTGGTGATCGACTTCACCGGCATCGGCAACGGCCCGGATGAAGAGCAGCAAGCCGAGACCGCAGCGATCGCGAGTCTCGGGATCACGGGTCATCGCTTCCCGCTGGCCGGCGATGGGACGGGTAATCCTGAGTCGTATGTCTCGGCGCTGGTAACGCTCCGCCAGGCGATGGCGAGTGACCAGCAGGTGCTGATGCACTGTTCGGCTGGCTCACAGCGCACGGGTGGGGCGACCGGGTTCTACCGACTGTTTTATGAAGGCTGGACGCCTGAGCAGGTCATCGAAGAGCTCAAGCAGTACGACTGGAGTCCTCGGAAGGACACCATCCTGCTGCATTATATGAATGAGCACATGGCGTTCATCGCGCAGCGCCTTGTCGAGGAAGGCGCTTTGGCGGCAGTGCCCGACCCGTTACCTGTGATGCCTGTCGGTCCTGACGAGTGA